CTTAGTTTTACAAAGTGAGCTATCTGGAACAGGTAGCACCAACAAGTCGGGACACAATCTACTGGTAGAGTTATTTGAAGAGAATTTTGCGGAAGAGATCAAGAGAAACCGTATTGATATCAGCACCATGAGTGTGGACTCCATCATGAAGGACTCTAACAAGCCCGTGCATAACAAATCAGTGGTACACAAGTGGCATATCAATTCACATTGGGACAGACCTAACTTTGGGAAGTCACAGCGGGTCAAGAGCGATACAAATGATAATGGCGTGCCTTTTGGCACATCTATGTTGGGGAGATACCTGTCTAGCACTAGATCACAATCAAGAAATGCAAGTGAGAGAAACACAGCTGCATCCAGCCCTATGCCATACGCTATACCAGACTTCTAAATTTCTTGTTAGCTTATTTATTCaagttttgaatttttgtaaatatcGTAATTAAAAGAATCATAGACTGATTTGAACAAATactgatatatatatgctTTATTGAACTGATGTAACAACGGAACATTGACGGACACCTCCGATGATAGGACTCTTTTATATGTTCACGTGATCTATATATACCTGTCACCTCCGAAAGCTCTGCGAAATCATAAAGCGATGAGGGCCGTCGACTTTCTTGAAGGCTGACTGCTGATTAATTTCAGAAGTATAAGTTAGTCATAGTCTGGATTTGGAGAACACTTTTTGGAATTTCCATACTGGACTGATTGAAAATAGACGGCACTGAACTTCCTAACAATATACCAGATGTTTTCTCGACTAGTACCACGCTTAGCCACCCGTGCTTTAATACCAAGTACAGTTATTGCCAGACCAATGCTCGTGACTCCCATGCTGATGAGACAATACAGTGTTAAGAGTAAAGATGAGATTTCTCAGAAATTGATTGAAGTTGTGAAGAACTTTGTCAAGGGTGAGTCATCACAGAATGTTACTGCTGATTCAAAGTTTCACAAAGACCTAGGTCTTGACTCACTGGACACCGTTGAGTTGATTGTGTCAATTGAGGAAGAGTTTGATACTGAAATCCCAGATGATGTTGCAGACAGATTGACTAGTATCCGTGAAACCATTGATTATTTAGCATCTCAAAAGAATTAATTGTAAATATAGCTTCACTTACTGTCTGATTACGGCTTGGGGAATCAAGTCTTAATTTACATACAAGGATGCATAATTTACCCGCAATGATAATTTTTGGACACCGTGTAAATACCAgttgtatatatttaatattataagcatttacaatacaatttcttcatcattataTTGTCATTTCTAGTGATCTGCCTCAGtgttcaaatttctttgatatgGTAATCGAGTGCATATAACGGTGATAGGTCGTCTATTTCTCCTGGCCATATTGTCTCTGGCAGGAATGCACCGTTCTCACTCAGGAAATGCGTTCGCAGCTTTTGGTCTTCATCATGAAGTGTTTTTAATTCGTTTTCACAGTTTTTTATAATTCCTAACATCTTTTGACTCAAAGCTCGCCTTCTTTGAACTTCCTGTAGTAATTTATTGTAACTATTCTCGAATTCGTCGTAAAACTTATACAACTCTTTCGTAAGTTGAATGTCCTGCATACAACCTTCCTTAAACTTCTCAATTGAAGTGGCAATGCCTTTGAAAATGGCCAAATACTCGCTATACTTGGTGCAGTTGGCTATTAGCTCATTGATCTTTCCATGCAAAATTGTCTTTTGCTTGGTCTTGATATCTAATATCTCATATACTTTGTCTATTTGATGATTGGTACTATCAATTGTATTGAGTAGGTGTTTCATTATGTCATCCAATTGACTATCATCTGCCGATACAATTTTAAGTAGCTCATCATATTCATTCGAATCGTTGAACAGGCCTTTCTCTAGTGCTTGACACTTATCAAAGTGATCGGTTAAAGAATTGATGTAATCCACTAATTCCAATTCTATACTATCAAGATCTCGAGGCTTTACTTCAGTAAGTTCTGCCGTCTCGGTCAATTCATCACCAAACTGAGAGTCAAAGATAGTTTTTATCTCAGTCAGTCTTTTATTAATCAACTTTTGTCGTACTCGTTTGCACATAGTGTCATATTGTGTTTGTATATTCTCTATTTGTGGTCTTATTATAGGTACTTCGTCTAGCCTCTTTTTCAATACTAACGCTTGCTCCTGTGATATATAATGACTTAAATGTTTATTATCCGCCAcaagaatattttcaacCTGGTCTAGCCTTTCTAATCTAAGCTGTATCTTATCATACCATAACTTCATCTCATTGACCAAATCAACTAAAACCACTTGACTCCATTCAGTCTCGATCAAAGCCCGGCCTATACCTTGTCTCAAGGCACACTGTTCCAAAAAGCCTAACTGGTGCTCCAAACAGCTAACCAAAAACCTCAATGTGTGTCTATTCTTCTCCCATTGTGACAGCCGGTCCTTTACTTCAGCTATCCGGGACTCCACTTCTCGACATAACACCTGAGCCTTTAAAAGTGTGCTTCTCGCCCGCTCAGCCAACGACTCCGGCATTGTATATGTGCTTGTTACGCCCACGTATTATTTTCAGAAGTCAAACTGATACCCTGGTTCATTCCTTTATGCTGTTGCTTATCCTGCCCATTGTTCCCTCTTTTTGATAatcgcgatgagctttaaATTTTAGAAATCTTGCAAACAGTGGTTGAACAATAgaaatattgtaaaatgTGGTGTGTAGGTCCTTGAGATTGAGATTGATAGCTGAACAGTCTGCATAAGAAAGAAGGCTTTGGTGTGTTTCAACGCAGGTATGGGCTTAGAAGAGCAGTATGGGTTTGGTGCCCGGCTGTTAAAAAAGCTTGGCTATGTGGAAGGACAAGGTTTAGGCAGCGATGGGCGTGGACGAGCCTCTCCAATCGAGGTTAACGCTGAGCAGCATGGGACACATGCAGGGCTTGGTATGTTATCCAAGAGAGCAACTGCTGAGGATATTGATATGCATATCACTTCGTCTAGCGATGAGGGCCGCGAGGTGAATGAGAATGCAAGAGCTAGACCGTTGCAGTTCAAGAAAACCGATGCTACAAAACCATCTAGTGACATCATATATCAGATAGAGGCGTTAGGTCTTCCAGTAGACGCCAATGTACTGGCTAGACATCCTAACGCATCGAcaattgttgaagaattgGTTACTAAACAAAGAACTTTGGATGCTATAGTTAGGAAAGTTGAAGTGGTGAAGCAAGAACTAGATGATGTAGAAACCCAATTGAATACTTTGAGAAATCTGCAACATTCCGAAATGTCTTTGTTGGATAAGATTTCTGAGGTTTTAAAGCTTAATAATGAAACCATAATTGATGAACTGGCAGCTAAAATCTTGAAGGATGAATTACAGAAATACAATAACCTTTCCTTAAAAGATGATCGGATAACAAATACCCTAGAACCAGTTGTAGAATTATTGCAGTACGCTTTAGAGAGTGATCCCGGCGCTCTCAATAAGAACCAAACTCAATTATACCAATGGCTTTGTCCCCGAATTGAAGCGGCTATTACAGaaattgatttcaaaaactcAGATTCAGTTGACAGTATCATTTATATCCTTGTGGAATACGAACTgatattaaaatatattatgATGTATGATAAGTTGATAGACAAGTTTTTAATGCCGAGACTCCTGGGCCTAATCAAAGAGTGGGCTCCCGAAAGAAATGGTATCGATCATCATTTCTACgatttttatattctatTGAATCAGgaacaaaggaaaaagtTGCAAGACGCTCTCAAAGTTATCTTTAGTGACTATTGTTCAGGGTGGTACCACAAAGAtgcatttcattttgattgccattatttcaaattgaTTTTCGGTGAAACTGTATTTTACAGTataacagaaaaaaaattactcCCAATCATGGTGAAGCAGCTATATGAAGAACATTTTACTTTAGTAGATGACTTGGAAGATTGGTCTGATATAAATCATGACAGAGAAGGGCCTGCATACTGCTTTAAGAAAGTCAAGGAATTTGCCAATTTTTTAACCAACACTCAAATTACTACCATAATGAAGGGGATGTTCAATGATATAAGAAAGTTAGTGTTCCAATGGTATCTGTTCAGTGAACCAAATGATTGGCAAAATTGCCAAAATCTGATACATGATTTTTTTAACATTGTCTACGCAGAAGAGTCTAAAATCTCAGATTTTGAGATAACTGAGTTAAGAGAAATTTTAAGAATGGGTACTGAAGTAGGGAAATTATCTACTGTCTGTTATGATAGGGAGTTTGATATCTTAAAGGAATtgcatttgaaaaaaaggGAATTTATAGATCTCGAACGAGATGAAAATGACCATCCCAACGTAATACAGATTGATGATTCTGATGAGGATATGAGGGATTCTGATGGATATACTGTACAAGACATTCCTATCAGAAGGGTAGATGCTactttcaaagaaattcttCAGCGTTACTGTGAAGAGAATGGTTATGAAATGATAAGGGACACTACAAATTACACGCAACTTCCATATGGTATCAATGGCACTTCTTTGGTACCAATTATTACTATTCGTAAAGGTACCAAAGCCAGGAAAGTTGCCATTAAGGATGACATTTTATGGATTGAAGGACTATCCGGATATAGACCagaatttttatataatttaacCTTATAGACCTACGCAACATTATTGAATTATAACTctgagaaaaaaaaaaaaaagaaaaatagtTAATATCATCAAGCTAAGTCATAATCATAACCAAATAGGATGTCAGAAAgagtatatatattcctATTAGTTCATGGAACTACAACGGTAGCTTAGATCATATTATAGTTCATTCGATTTTGGAAAACATTTATTGCAAgagcaataaaaaataatcgACCCCGGTGAGGATTGAACTCACGATCTTGCGATTAACAGTCGCACGCCTTAACCAGCTTGGCCACGGAGTCTTATTAAATTCGTGATAACCGAAAATGTTGTCAATCACCAAATtatagaaaaatataatttgtaaaaattatatatatatataaatacatAGCTATAATAACATATAAAACCTTCTAGTGATTTATACTTTATATACATGGAACTATTACTAAATTGTTGCTGTGGTTATTTAGTTTGCTGATGTCTTCAATGATACCAAACCCAAATCTTTAATAGTCTATGGTTGATCTCATCGGAGATCAATGTCCTTATACGATGTTTTCTCTCGACCACCACAAAAGCCCTCAGTGAAATGGATGATCAAACCACAGTATCAATCGGTAAACTGGAATAGCCATTCGAAACCTGGGTCAATTACCCATGTTCTAGTGACTTGAGTTTCTTGATTGTTAGAATACTGAGTAACTGTTTTGTACAATAAAGAGAAAACACAGGAGGTTTGGAAGGAAAGTATTCAATTGTAACGAATCCACCAATAGGTTTAGaatcaacaacaataaacTTCATGTTCTAGGGACGCTCGATTGATTTGAGACATTGCAAACATGTATAGATACAATACACCCAACACTCCTGAGAGGTCGAAGGGTGGAAATACCCGGAGTCGAGACTCCCCTGGTGTGCAAGGAGATGTGATATTACCGAAGCTACCACCGCTCAATACACGCAGCTCGTTTCTTGAGTCTGACATGATGCAGAGTGATGTGTCCATTGGATGGACTCCCTTGACAGAGAACACGATATCGACTAGTGGACAATTTGCAGATGAACATATTGGTTATGGGAATTCTCCACAGTTGAGAAGTCCGAAATCACCCGCTAATCGTCGTAATAGCTTGATTTATGAAAATTTCAATGGCGATTCTCCCATGTCAGTTAAATCGGTGGGAAATGGTAAGTCACGTAGGCGACCACCTCCGCCATCTTTACAGCATTCAATTTCACAATTAGACTCGTATCAGAGCTCCCCGGGTTCTCCCGCAACTCCTTTTATCACAAAGAGAAGAACTAATGATTTTATTACACCTACTAAAACAAAGCCATATAAATCACCTTTTGTTGGGGAACAAGATATTGAAGACTCAATGTTACAGCAGTCTACTCATTTTGCCGGTAAGGTGTATAAATCGCCTTTCGTTGGTGATCTGGATTCTGACATTATAATTTCTCCATCAAACGCAAATGAAACtacaaagacaagaaagGAATCTAGTAGAGTAcaatcaaaaacaattagTAATACAGAATTGAACTTCTACTCTAAGCCTCAAATTCCATTGACATCTTCTAGAAATATAACTGGAATTAGCAGGTTTTCAGATCAAGTTGAGAGCTTTTATTCGGATTCAAATTATACTTTTAACAATTCTAGTGCTAGAAATAGTAGCTTCAACTCTTTCTTGGGAGCAAAACCTTTACAATATGCCCCAAGTGTGACTGCTCCCACACAAGCTTTTTCGATTGATCTAATAGATGAGCATAAACTATACCAATGTTATAGTATATACAGACTTTCAGATATTTACGAGTGGCTTTTGAAAGTATACTTTGAATGGtttaatgaatatatttttgagaaGCTGGATCTTTTCCAAATTGTACAGTTGTTGTTAGAATTTCAATCTCCAAAGACGTATGAACAAGAAGTTATTGACTCAAATGTTGATAGAATAATGTCCTCTCTTATTAATCAAGGAGCAATAAAGTTTGAGGTAGACaatgaacaagaaataGCCGTAATTGTAGCTGGTCTCACAATTTCTAGTATATTTACTGATCTTTTACCATGTTATTCATTTATTGATTCAACATTCAATGAGTTTGATCATTCCACTATTTGTTACTCTACCACCTGTTGTAATAGATTATCCAATGAATCAAGACAAGAAATAAAGGTTTCAGAAATAATCAATAAGTCTGTGGGGTTATGGACGGACTATTGGCAACTATCCGCTGAAGAACTGTCAGAAATAAATCCAAAAGAGATTCAAAGACAAAGTTTTATATTTGATCTAATTATCTTGGAAGAGAGATCTTTGAGTATGGCCAATGCTGCTGTCGAAATATATGGAAAGCGCTTTGACCCAGATCTCCTGCCAGATGAAACTAATTTTGCATCTCTTgcttttgatatatttttgcCAATTATCGAAATTCATAAGGAATTTATTCTAAAGCCACTATTTTGGAAAATTAAAACTCGGGgtaaatttattgatgggattggaaaaatatatttgaaatggTGTCATGAGGTTCGAGATGCTTATTTAAATTACGCAAATGCAATGGCTACTGTACATGAGGTAATATCATGGGAAAAGACACATCATACAAAATTTGCAGAATGGCTCTTAGAGACCGATAATCTGCCTGAAATAACAAGATCGAAAATGTACCATGATGTTATCTTCTTTGGGGGCTATTTTAAATCCCTTCAAAATATGCCAGTAACTCTCAGCtcaatattaaaaaatacCAGCCCATCAAGCGAAGATTATGGAGCATTGCAATTGGTTATCAAAGAAGTAACACAACTAAGTGCAGATGTAGATAAAGTCCATGGTATGGCAATTGATAGGAGAAAACTGATTCGTTTTTCCAAACAACTTGTTTATAGTAGCGGCAACAAAGGTAGCACCACGGgttatataaatattggAAACCCTGAGAAGATGGTTAAAGGGGATAAATTATCATTAGGTTTAGCTGATCCAAAAAGAGTAATGATTAACTGTGATACAGtactaaaaaaaagtgaTCACTGGTTAGAACCTTATCCTGTATTCCTGGCCCTACtagataattttttattaattacaGAGTTAGTTTCAAAAGGCTTGGAGAAGAAATACAAATTGATTGACAGACCAATTCCTATAGAGTATCTAAATCTGGAAATAAAAA
The Nakaseomyces glabratus chromosome J, complete sequence genome window above contains:
- a CDS encoding uncharacterized protein (CAGL0J04664g~Has domain(s) with predicted phosphopantetheine binding activity and role in fatty acid biosynthetic process), whose protein sequence is MFSRLVPRLATRALIPSTVIARPMLVTPMLMRQYSVKSKDEISQKLIEVVKNFVKGESSQNVTADSKFHKDLGLDSLDTVELIVSIEEEFDTEIPDDVADRLTSIRETIDYLASQKN
- the ATG17 gene encoding protein kinase regulatory subunit ATG17 (CAGL0J04686g~Protein with a predicted role in non-selective autophagy); amino-acid sequence: MPESLAERARSTLLKAQVLCREVESRIAEVKDRLSQWEKNRHTLRFLVSCLEHQLGFLEQCALRQGIGRALIETEWSQVVLVDLVNEMKLWYDKIQLRLERLDQVENILVADNKHLSHYISQEQALVLKKRLDEVPIIRPQIENIQTQYDTMCKRVRQKLINKRLTEIKTIFDSQFGDELTETAELTEVKPRDLDSIELELVDYINSLTDHFDKCQALEKGLFNDSNEYDELLKIVSADDSQLDDIMKHLLNTIDSTNHQIDKVYEILDIKTKQKTILHGKINELIANCTKYSEYLAIFKGIATSIEKFKEGCMQDIQLTKELYKFYDEFENSYNKLLQEVQRRRALSQKMLGIIKNCENELKTLHDEDQKLRTHFLSENGAFLPETIWPGEIDDLSPLYALDYHIKEI
- the SPP382 gene encoding mRNA splicing protein SPP382 (CAGL0J04708g~Ortholog(s) have ATP-dependent RNA helicase activity and role in generation of catalytic spliceosome for first transesterification step, spliceosomal complex disassembly) — translated: MGLEEQYGFGARLLKKLGYVEGQGLGSDGRGRASPIEVNAEQHGTHAGLGMLSKRATAEDIDMHITSSSDEGREVNENARARPLQFKKTDATKPSSDIIYQIEALGLPVDANVLARHPNASTIVEELVTKQRTLDAIVRKVEVVKQELDDVETQLNTLRNLQHSEMSLLDKISEVLKLNNETIIDELAAKILKDELQKYNNLSLKDDRITNTLEPVVELLQYALESDPGALNKNQTQLYQWLCPRIEAAITEIDFKNSDSVDSIIYILVEYELILKYIMMYDKLIDKFLMPRLLGLIKEWAPERNGIDHHFYDFYILLNQEQRKKLQDALKVIFSDYCSGWYHKDAFHFDCHYFKLIFGETVFYSITEKKLLPIMVKQLYEEHFTLVDDLEDWSDINHDREGPAYCFKKVKEFANFLTNTQITTIMKGMFNDIRKLVFQWYLFSEPNDWQNCQNLIHDFFNIVYAEESKISDFEITELREILRMGTEVGKLSTVCYDREFDILKELHLKKREFIDLERDENDHPNVIQIDDSDEDMRDSDGYTVQDIPIRRVDATFKEILQRYCEENGYEMIRDTTNYTQLPYGINGTSLVPIITIRKGTKARKVAIKDDILWIEGLSGYRPEFLYNLTL
- the TUS1 gene encoding Rho family guanine nucleotide exchange factor TUS1 (CAGL0J04752g~Ortholog(s) have Rho guanyl-nucleotide exchange factor activity, role in fungal-type cell wall organization, signal transduction and cellular bud neck, incipient cellular bud site localization); the protein is MYRYNTPNTPERSKGGNTRSRDSPGVQGDVILPKLPPLNTRSSFLESDMMQSDVSIGWTPLTENTISTSGQFADEHIGYGNSPQLRSPKSPANRRNSLIYENFNGDSPMSVKSVGNGKSRRRPPPPSLQHSISQLDSYQSSPGSPATPFITKRRTNDFITPTKTKPYKSPFVGEQDIEDSMLQQSTHFAGKVYKSPFVGDLDSDIIISPSNANETTKTRKESSRVQSKTISNTELNFYSKPQIPLTSSRNITGISRFSDQVESFYSDSNYTFNNSSARNSSFNSFLGAKPLQYAPSVTAPTQAFSIDLIDEHKLYQCYSIYRLSDIYEWLLKVYFEWFNEYIFEKLDLFQIVQLLLEFQSPKTYEQEVIDSNVDRIMSSLINQGAIKFEVDNEQEIAVIVAGLTISSIFTDLLPCYSFIDSTFNEFDHSTICYSTTCCNRLSNESRQEIKVSEIINKSVGLWTDYWQLSAEELSEINPKEIQRQSFIFDLIILEERSLSMANAAVEIYGKRFDPDLLPDETNFASLAFDIFLPIIEIHKEFILKPLFWKIKTRGKFIDGIGKIYLKWCHEVRDAYLNYANAMATVHEVISWEKTHHTKFAEWLLETDNLPEITRSKMYHDVIFFGGYFKSLQNMPVTLSSILKNTSPSSEDYGALQLVIKEVTQLSADVDKVHGMAIDRRKLIRFSKQLVYSSGNKGSTTGYINIGNPEKMVKGDKLSLGLADPKRVMINCDTVLKKSDHWLEPYPVFLALLDNFLLITELVSKGLEKKYKLIDRPIPIEYLNLEIKRAPEEFNKDLPLGDSRPTSQIVSDLDNKSSLNSRSSVVGDLNYGHTGISNNLPSSTEFAFKVRNTATNDSYTFYVPNSIEWNNWMNAFKCCFKNRNNDDNRHPINLSIITAEFSYQDRNAPVNLPVAPEGSEIDSALKTYKRYLKDEFENIATTVFCSTEFDNEDTKFNLIATNSGVFLRRKNDYTTKFVKVLQNISVSRLQAVPKLGLLFVLDGQKLCYFSISSILAVYYNPERFLNANFVVGIVLKDKVSFFKFADDFGNSKQLFYERKGKIVVSTPEFHSIMNNFNCFKIYKKYYLPSSSKMLASHSISDIVIFKKSFMVFTKKNVFLFNDAFNELGASLPGFYNDKEMIAYIKHPHLNSGRFSSSSSKLDANLSMVTDVKKDIASGKTKPITAFRLQSGDGFLMVYDEAIVKINSSGMIPNWKNDILILDFYCTGASYHNGYLFLIGENLILVYQLSYEGTPISELTPVQIINSKKIELLNSGGMDYPTVTSSHPKIPNRQLLFSCIPANYQVK